The following is a genomic window from Asterias amurensis chromosome 8, ASM3211899v1.
AGTTTATGAAGGACCtgtaaaacaatacaaaaatacaattaaaatacAGAATAAACTACACATTATGCACTGTATCATTGAATTCAGTTTATCTGTCAACTAGTTGAATGTAAAAACATTAATTCCCACTTGATAGAAATATTGACCCCTTTTCAGTGACTGTGTTGTCCCGCTGGCCAAGTGCCAGTTATTACACTAAATGACCAGTCAACATTCTGTTTAACTAGTCTATCATCGAGCTAGTTTATTGCTTTTAAGTCCTGACTCTTCCTGCTGGCTATTTTATTGCTGAAGTCCCATCCTGTGTATAAAACTGCTTCATATCAGTTCAAATTACAAGTCCCATGCTAAAATGACAATGTTGACGGACAACCTTGGACCAATGAAAAAGCTGATGGACCAGTGATATAACAAAGCTACCAATTAACCACCCTTAGGGTTACGTccaaacttaataataataacaaattcttatatagcgcattcaacaataaccgtatcaatgctctttacattaaGTCCTGACTCTTCCAAACTTGTGGATCATGCTGAGTAAACCAACGTAAACATAAACTTAACTCAAACTgtctaactggtcctgctggccagtcacagAAAAAGTTAAACTGTTAAAGGCAAACCTTTAATTTACCTTACAAGATGATGCAATAATTCCTGCAACTTCATCGTTTACAATACGATTGCAACTACTCAGATCTAGATGTTGAAGCGCACGACCAAACAGCAATAAATGAAGACACGACCTACTGAGTCGCTGTTCCTTAATAAGAACATTCATAACATCTTGAGCAAGCTGGGAATCTAAAAGGAAACGGaatcaaatgaaatgaaataaatgaaatagtgaaaaacagaaaattaaaattgttaattCACAATCACATGAATTATTGAATAAAACTTTTAATGTAGTGGTGTGGTGGACTGGTGGTGGATGGAAGGGGTCTCCAGAATGCAGAAAAGGCAAGGCATATTATCGAGAAATAAAGGCCTACTTGCATGACTTTACAAACACACATGCAATTCAATATCACAGATTGTTTTCAAAAAGGTTTGAAATATACTGATGAAATtaactttataaaattatttacaaaaatattatttttatgatgTTGCACTCACTCAGCTCATTGAAGGGTCCAAGGACATGCAGATAATTGGCTTGACCCAAATGGTATTCCTCATAATGACCAGTCCAGTGGTCAATATTCTTAGCAATAAAACCAAGACAGATACCATGAAGTGTATTGGGTGACAGACGCTTTGGCATTGCTAAAATGTTCAGTGAAAATATCTTTTACTTCCTGAATTTCTTTATAAGTTGATTGATTGTTAATGTTAGAGTAGACCGTCTTCTATCTGACGGCGGGTGACAGCTCCCTCCGAAGACTAAAGAAGGACGTGTGACACTGCCGACAGTTTATGTTTACTGCAGAAACTCCAGATCATGATGATTGCACAATGGAAAGAAATAATCTCTTCTTCTATACTCTAAACCTGTCTGAACTGACGTACATGACAGCTGGAAGTTAAACTATGACGTGTTACTTTAAAAGGATGGGTTGTAGGTTTGTTATGTTGCGCGCGCTGTTAGGCAGGCAGGCAAGGGGGACAGGCATGGGCGGGGCGGGGGGGTTGTCGATAGCTGATATGACTTCATGCACTCTGGAAGTGTATCCCTCAAAGAAGAAGGGAAAATAGTTTCTTCCACGTTTAATATGCGAAATCTAAATGCAAGTTTGCAAGCTAAAACTCCCTAGTTCCGCCCCTTCTACAACTTTAGCCCATTGTTTCTGGGTTTATTCTTATTAGTCTGGTGCCAAGAATGTCTTCATCATTATCACATGGTTTTGTGGGACAGGATCTTAGGTATCAGACATTGTACTGGATTGTTTATTTTCGTACAGATGAGCAATCGTACACTGATTCCTGATTCTTTGTGGTAAGTTTTTGTATCATTTCTTCATATTTGTATTGATTTGAAATAACTTAAAACGTAATCAGTGAAATATTACGTTATTCAAtctgttattttttacaaaccTTTCACAGTTAAAAGCGACAAATTGATACATTTCACCACCAAAACTAATTCTCTATCCGACTGTTTACTGTTTTTGTGTTCGTCAACTCATTTGACATTCTTAagttataaatataatatatgaGTGTGACTTTCTTTCTGAgtgtattgggggggggggggggtccatactcgactagccccataaatcggtccaatccactccgtatccttggccccactgatatcaaaacctttcggaatccttgaaaaaccatctgcaacgttctgcatcatgaaacttaccgatctaatgcttcagaagttgcagatagcactaCACTTGGGGTTGGAACCGTACAaataggtatcacagattttgagtGAAATTCAAGTGAATTTTGtgtgtgaattttctcaactaacGCTCTTTTACCACTAATGCCCCGATGCCGATTGTCCCCCGACCGTgcgcagatttttttcccaggacaaatgtGTGGAATTATCTGTCCTAGAaagaaaagatacccaatccacgcttcgtgtacaaacatatggacacgcgtctgggaactacaaagaatggttccccaatccgtgctttgtgtacaaacatatggacacgcgtctgggaactacgaagaatagttcccagacgcgtgtccgtatgtttgtacacgaagcgcggattgggtatcttttcttcccaggacgaacgtgtgcagatggttccacacgtttgtcctgggaaaaaaatctgcgcACGGTCGGGGGAAAATCGGCATATCGGCATTGGCGGTAAAAGAACgttagttgagaaaattcacacgcaAAATTCACTTGatatttactcaaaatctgtgatacctattTGAATGATTCCAAGTGtagtgctatctgcaacttctgaagcattagatcggtaagtttcGTGATGCAGAACGTTGCAGATGGTTTTTCAAGGATtccgaaaggttttgatatcagtggtgctggggccaaggatatggagtggattggaccgatttatggggctataCTCGAcaagttttgctttttatgggccccCTCCAACTCCACCACCTTGTGCTCtgttttgattttggttttggttttccgTAATTCATATTTTGCCTTTGCTTGTAAATATTGTACTATACTATACAATAACTCACTTCTTATTCTTCTTCTAAGTTCTTCTTCTTCCTGtaaagtgctgcttcagaaaatttgaacattaccgcattgttttgtttttttgtttggttttgggaaaaaaagtgaattgaattgaaattgctCCATCCATGGTGTGAGCTTGTTGTGGCATTTCTGACTCTGTTTTATTTCTTGAGCTTTTCCTTTTTGTACTAGTCTTTcaacgtttttatttttattattttttagcagcttcacataattttttttaaatattattattagttgaaATTTATGTTATTAAGAATTTAAGAttcaaattattcattttggtttttactcatacaccgatgtgtgttagcactgtatactcaccactttcccgagtcctgtgaaaaaatatcacagagaTGTGAGGTATTGCTATttgggtctgtccacactaatgggtcTTTTTGGTTCCAAAAGATAACTTTTTGGACTGTGACTGGAAGGgtacacaaaatacaacattttcccctgtattttgttttgtacaattctctgctgatagtgagtgtgcttaccaaacagtataacaaatgtcttattatttaagaagttacgcagttttctttaagacagattgtttgtaacgaggacagacattttgtattggaattgactagaaatggacgacacaaataattaattaattgatttactcaaAGGTTAATTAAGTTAGACCCATTGCCCCTATTTTTATGGTTATCTGTAAAAACCAAGAGTACCTTGAGGTTTTTCAGCTtgtatgaatgtttgtttttaacatggacAGACATATTGTGACAAATGTCTGTCCATGTTACAAACCTAATATCTTCAAGATAATTCTCTGTAGTTTCTTGAGTACTCACGCAGATGTCTTGGTTTTGCCTGGAAACATTCTTTGCAGGGACAGCATTGTAGGGGACAACATTTTTGGCAatctgtttatattattatgccTTTCTCACCATTCATGTACGAAATGTCTGTCCAACATTCCCctgttacaaacataatcattttgaagatgatccccagttattgctaaaatacagataaatgtgtcttgctctttgcaaacaaaaaccttgaagtgatttggaatgtgcatgggaaacaagcttgacaaaactcttcttgtttatttttgtcacccatttataaaaaaaagtcacatcaaatggtcccattagtgtggacagacccatTTACAAAGCTattggtacatgtttggtatacaagttgcatacatgtacatctcacTCGCTGATCAAGAGGTCTAGAGCAAACAAAATTTAGTCATTGCCTTTTCTCATGGATTTATTAAATGTGGTTTTATTggcgagctgctttagcagtatgcaagcctatgtaataccgattttgtccgtccgtctgtccgtccggccgtccgcactcagtggaaatgttaaagtttttggtttaagtttcagtgtttgagttgagttgtttttggtatgtacaagcccaagtgagattgttatataTACTTGTCAGtcattttttgtagtttttagctatgttttccaataatgtcgaagtttttggaataagaaaatgtttaaaagtttttggaataaaaagaatgttaaagtttttggaataccaaaaatgttaaagtttttggaataccaaaaatgttaaagtttttttttaaggctcaaagtcaaacattgacaactggattttaaaaaaaaaaactcaaacttaaagcttaaagttttaaaataatttgtttaaacaaaaatcaatctctctgtcactggttccagttgaatgagctgaaacaatgaaaaacataaaatgatcataactcctgattgcaacgATGTACAGACTTGAAACTtgtgtcaaacattgcttctgtcgtatagatacatatgaaaagataaaattcaaggagtgcatcaatggttccagttgaatgagcttaaacaatgaaaaccttaaatggtcataactcctgattgcaacgatgtactgacttgaaacttaatacattgcttctgtcgtatagatacatatgaaaagataaaattcaaagagtgcatcaatggttccagttgaatgagctgaaacaatgaaaagttaaatggtcataacttcttattgcaacgatgtactgacttgaaacttagtACATTGGttctgtcgtatagatacatatgaaaGGATAAAATGCAAAGACcgcatcaatggttccagttgaatgagctgaaacaatgaaaaccttaaatggtcataacttcttattgcaCTGATGCACTGAATTGAAACTATTCTTCTGgaaaaggcaacgtgtccctttaaatggtcatcactctttattgcaatgatgtacagatttaaaacttcaatcaaatattgaatggtcttaacttcatacttgtcaatgtctccacccctgtgaccatcagttgatcaaatgattggtttttctgtcagtcattggttctatctggcgatcggcagctcgccatggcagcttcgctgtctaGTTTTTGATGAATTAATAGTAATCAAATTTACAATAATCTTGATGATTTCATTGTGTGGAAAGTTAACACACTGGAGTCGTACTTTTCTGTGCAAGTGCAGAGAGAGCTTAATAGCACAATCTTTAAATATAATTGTAAattcaaaatcatttaaaatcaattttgcCCACACCAATTTGAATTGTGTGCTATATTTGGAGGTTTTAATTCCAAAGAAGGTTTGACATAGTGGCAATTAATGTGTCTGTATTATTCATGACATATATTCTGTCTTCCCTTCTTTTTTCAGATTCTTAATGTTGTGTCTTGATGTAATTACAAAagatggaggaaggaaatccTGATAGCAACTCAACACAAAAAGACATCCTCATCCCGGCAACAAGAAATGAAGATGATATTAACCCATTTGAAGAGTATATGTGGATGGGTGATCCTAAAGAAGAGGATGAGGTCAATCAACAGGTAGgttcaaggtcaaaggttaagtGTTATGTCTTACAGCTTGACATCATGTCTCTTCAAGATACATGACACATATCATACTAAGTAAATTATGTCTGGTGATTATACCAAAAGGGAGGCTATATAACCTTAAAACCTTATGGGGGGATTGCAattttgttactgttattgtctCTCTGATTATTGTGCgcatactgtttatttgttcgttattgtatgcctatgtggttttagggttttctgtattttttgtaatttttgtaattgttaatatttttaggctcgcaagccgaagtgaatttcactgtatatgtatttatatgtgtgacaataaacaattgaattgaattgaaaaaaccTTGAAGCTACAATCTTTTTACAACCGTACCAATACTTCAAAGAAGTTAACTCTATAGTACAGCCAGGTGGGAGAAACTTTTCTCTCAAAGTTGTTATTTTGGGGGACTTTTTTAGAGGAAAGTATTATGTCTTAAAAACAAAGTAAAGAAAGATGTAATAAGCACTGCACATTGTGTGTGAAAGCCAATGGCCAAACTAAACTAACCCCTTGATGTTGACACTTGACCCTTGGAGCTTGACCTGAAGGTTCTAAAAAGAGATCAACCACACCAATCACTTCATTCCTCCTCCCATCTGTGCCTCACTGtgacctgccccccccccccccaaacaccaCCTGGGAACTTGTGTATCTTAATCCCTGCAATAGGTATCTTCTGTGGGACACCACACTGAATTGATGCAATAATTTATTACTTTAGTAATGCTGATGTTGTCattaaaaagttgttgtttCAAACATTTGTGTTTAGATAATGGAAGAAATTCTGGAGGAGGAATTTATAGAGTCGTGCTTTGAAGACATGTTGGAGGAAGAAGCTCTTGGTTTGTTTTCTCCACCTAATGCAGACGGAGATACTATTGATGATGGAATCCCATCCCTTCACAGTCTTAGTATTGACAGTGGAGCTATTAGTGATTTAGATGCAGATGGAGTAGTGGCAGGAGAGAGTGGTATAGTAGAGGAACAAGACATCACTTGGAGAGGAACAGCAGAAGGAGTTGCTCCTTCTGGGTTTGGAGGACATGACTCGGAAGGAGAATCAGATGTAAGTATCATAGTTTTAGAGAAGTGTCTTAATACTGAGTGTTTGTTGACAGTGAAGGAAATTGCGTGTAGTGTAGCAGCCCCTACCCGTGTCAACCCCCTCCTCTCCCTTTGCTTGCATTAACTGTGGCAGAGTCTGTCATGCAAGAATTAGACTGCTCAGCCACAGCCGCCGCTGCAACAGAgatgacaccccccccccaccccacacaCAGTCCATTGTCGGGGTTGACGGACAGATGCCTACTATTTTGACACCCTTCTGACAGACTACTTTTTCTTTCAGTTAAAATTGAAAGTATTGTCAATGAAAAACATAGCTTACCAATTAAACCATAAACAACATGTTTATAAGTTCTTCATAAATCCTGGGAAGACATGGTATTGGCCGAGATACAAGTATTGACATGATTGACATACCTGGCACCATGGAccaaagatattgataaaatagggAGAACACCAacatcaggcatgcaacttgcCATAAAATGCAGAAAATACTGAAACTAGTTTGTATTGGGCCCTTTTTGTTAGGTTCCCCTAGCATCCCCTGATACATAAAGCAACAAAAACACTACGGAGCCAGACTATGCAGAAAATAGTGTACACGATAACAATTGTGTCCTGGCCGCGTATTGGGCACTTACAGTGTCTGGTTCCCGCTCACCCTATATATAAACTGCACATAAAACACTACGGAGCCAGACTGTGCATAAAATAGAGTAGAAGGTATGCTGTACGAGGAAAACTTGTGTCTCTGTGATTTCATTTGTAGCGGCGGATTTCCATTTCATGAAACGCGGAAATCTACGGATCCGCGGAAGAGTTGCACGACTGcaacaaagggctagatagctcagcttgtagagcgctggcatgttaatctggagggcGTTAGTttaagtcccactctagtaaattttctttgttcaacccaaaatcatgtAGTAACTCATCTTAAATAATGTTGTTGCATGATTTTGCTTGTTGCATATCAAAAATAACAACCAAGTAGAGAGGAGAAAATGCCATAATTGTCttattttttcctgttttcttcttcagaacTCGGACTCAGATTCTTTGGGTGATAATCCACAGAGGTAGATGCTGATCCTACACAACAACAATGTACAAGATTTATACAACACGACTTCATCATTAAGCCACTGTAGAAAATTGAATTCAATTTTAGTGTGGACCCAAAAATGTGTATATTGTATTTGCAAAGACTGTGTTTGTATAAAAATAGATCAAGTTGTGAATACTTGGAAGATGTACTGATAGtacaatgtatatatatatatcctttttattttgttgatgacaATACAGCCATTTAGTTAAATTTCACTTTGTATGTAAAATGTTGTAAACTCAAGGCTGGACCTTGAGACAGTTTTCTAAACTGAACCTTGGTCTTTTTATCGGTTCCTTGTGTTACAAAATGTTTTGTGGTTTGGGTTTCAGATCCAATTATTTAGTAGTAGTTGTTTAATTAGAACCAGTAGTTGTTTAATTAGAACCAGTTTTATaaacagggctcaatttcatgctGCATAGGCAACCAATTATGGTAGCAG
Proteins encoded in this region:
- the LOC139940484 gene encoding polyadenylate-binding protein-interacting protein 2-like, whose product is MEEGNPDSNSTQKDILIPATRNEDDINPFEEYMWMGDPKEEDEVNQQIMEEILEEEFIESCFEDMLEEEALGLFSPPNADGDTIDDGIPSLHSLSIDSGAISDLDADGVVAGESGIVEEQDITWRGTAEGVAPSGFGGHDSEGESDNSDSDSLGDNPQR